The Ziziphus jujuba cultivar Dongzao chromosome 1, ASM3175591v1 genome segment AAATATTAGAGAAGatacataaaaaaatgttaaattatataggaagctatttgtaataaatattaaagaaattacCTCATGGAATCTTCGTGACACCAAGTCGGCATGGCAAACCAAAAAGTGGTCTGAGGTCCCAACAAAATCGAGGGGTATCATGGTCATGTTGAGATATAATATTGGTCGTAACTATGGCCTCATGCGTCATTTTAAACTCTTATATATGCAAACCTCAATCTTAGCCCTCTCTACCAATCTCACCAAAATATATGCTTTATGGCAGCGTCAGAGGCCAAGGAGATCAACCTTGAAGCTATGGTAATTTCCTGCTGTTTTCCCTTCATTAAttaatcttcttgtttctttaccttttttaaCGTGCTCACTATGATTTATTTTACCATTTAGGAGTTCAAACCTGAGTTTATTGAAGGAAAGGTAGATTGGAAAGGAAGAACAGCTGTCAAGAATAAACATGGAGGAACAAGAACCTCTTTGCTCATTCTAAGTAAAACTCATGGATGGATtactaaattaataatattaaagcaTGATAATGCTCGATTTTTCTGACCATCTTTTTTGCACTGAATTTTATTCCAGCTGCATTTGGATTTGAGAACATGGCGACTTTGGCACTGGCGGTGAACTTGGTCACGTATTTTAATGAGGTGATGCACTATGAATTAGCAGATGCAGCTAACCAGCTCACCAACTATATGGGTGTTAGTTATATTCTTTCCATTGTCATGGCCACTCTTGCAGATACCTTTGTTGGCAGATTCAATACTGTCCTCATTGCAGGATTTCTCGAGTTTTCGGTATATAAGCTTGCTTGATTTTCATCATCATATACATCTTCAGGGAAAAAATTCATGATAGGAGGACAATATATGTGAACTGATCAATACtctcatatatacatatgttgtaACTTGTCATCCAGGGACTAGCACTGCTAACAGCACAATCTCACTACCCCCAGCTTAAGCCGCCAATTTGCAACGTCTTCGATCCAACTTCTCATTGCGAGAAACTTTCCGGTGGGAATGCCGCACTTCTTTCTATTGCACTATACATGTTGGCTGCAGGGGCTTCAGGAGTGAAGGCAGCTTTGCCATCACATGGTGCTGATCAGTTTGATGAGAAAGATCCAAAAGAGGCCAAGCAGATGTCCAGCTTTTTCAACTTGCTCTTACTAGCAGTGTGTGTTGGTGGTGCTGTTAGTATAACGCTGATTGTGTGGATACAGGATAATAGAGGATGGGATTGGGGATTTGGGATCTCAACCATAGCCATGTTCTTGGGTGTAGTAATTTTTGCAGCAGGATTGCCCATGTACAGGATACAAGTTGTTCAAGGATCTACTGCAATTATTGAAATTCTACAGGTTATTAGTCAAAACTTaagtgcttttttctttttcttttcttttttttttttttctattttttccaatttaagaTAAGGtctatttttaagttttgttttcGTTAGTGCATAATTTAGGGAATGTACAGAGGAAGATTCTTTATAGATACTtcttaaaatactattttatatCTTGGCTGGCCTAATATAATTCGGAAGCAAAACACACAGAAATTCTGGACAATTTTGCTAATCGATTTCATTTTCAGGTGTACGTTGCAGCCATTCGAAACAGAAAGCTTAAGCTTCCTGAGAATCCTGAAGACCTCTATGAGATTAACGGGGACAAGGAAGCTGCAGTGGAAGCAGAGTTTCTTCCTCACAGGGACACTTTCAGGTTCTTTAATTAGTGCTCAAACTTCAAAAGAGCCAAAAAGAAGTTTTCAAACTCAatgttttttcatttctctTCAGGTTCTTAGACAAAGCAGCCATCCAACAAACATCAGCTTCTGAATTCGAGACACAAAATCAGCAGTGTCCAAACCCATGGAAACTTTGCAGGGTTACACAAGTGGAGAATGCCAAGATCATACTTGGTGTAATTCCAATATTTTGTTGCACAATCATAATGACTCTATGCCTGGCTCAGCTCCAAACATTCTCAATCCAACAAGGCCTTACAATGGACACAAAGATCACCAACTCTTTCAACATCCCACCAGCTTCACTCCCCATCATCCCTATCCTCTTCATGATCGTCCTCATCCCGCTCTACGATCGCTTCTTTGTTCCCTTCCTTCGAAAATTCACCGGCATTCCCACCGGCATCACCCACTTGCAGCGTATAGGAGTCGGCCTGATTCTGTCTTCCATCTCCATGGCAGTTGCTGCAATCTTGGAAGTGAAAAGAAAAGGAGTGGCCAGAGACAGAGACATGCTCGACGCAATACCAGTTGTTCAACCATTGCCAATAACAACATTCTGGCTGTCTTTCCAGTACTTCATATTTGGGATTGCAGACATGTTTACTTATGTGGGATTGCTTGAGTTTTTCTATTCCGAGGCACCAAAAGGGCTTAAAGCCATTTCCACTTGCTTCCTGTGGTGCTCCATGGCACTTGGATATTTCTTCAGCACAGTTTTGGTTAAGATTGTGAATGTTGCTACTAAAGGAACTACAAGGAGTGGAGGTTGGTTGGCAGGGAACAACATAAATAGGAACCATTTGAATCTCTTCTACTGGTTGCTTTCAATATTGAGCTTGGTCAATTTCTTCATCTATTTGTTTGTTGCTACGAGGTACAAGTATAGGCCTCAGAGTCACAATATCTCAGATGAGAAGAACAACAAGACGCATGAGATGAGAGAATACTGATAatcagaaaaaaatgaaaaagaaaaatgttaaaaaggTTATTGGGAAGTATAAATTATGTGGGGAAGTGAAAGAATATtacaaatttgatttgatttagctatatatatatatatatatatattagttgttTTCTTTATGCCAGATATTTGATGGTATATATAGAGCTTGGTTATATAATTAGATTGCTGTTTGTATCAAAGAAATGATATTTGAGCATCAATTATGTTAGAATTAATGAAGTATTATCTTGAACTCGGTCAAtgatattgaaaaaagaaaaaggaaaagtttaggatttggattttcaatttttttttttttcaattgacatGACAAATACTATATGGctgttatttaatattattaatttttaatttttagttataCATTGAGATAACAACTCATGATTGCTTTAAGTGTAGAATTATTAGAACCCAATAAATAAATTGCTTCTTAAGTAACATCGTCATGCTCATGTTCATACGTTGTTACCCTCATGTGTacctaatatattatatgtttcatTTTCGCTTAAAACGTATATGTCACTTTTGCAAAGGGACATTTAACTACTAGACAACTAGAGTTACTTTTGCAAAGGGACATTAAACTACCAGACAACTAGAGGGATTACGGcattgacaaaaataaataaataaaaatagagataCAGAAAACTATATTAACTGTTATTAGTTTGTTTATGTTAAAGATTTGATATCTACTggtttttatagaaatataatatatatatatatatatatatatatataaaattggatAATAGACATTTAGATAACATTAATGCCCATCTCTATCTTGGTGTCGAATCTCATTGCAAAACGTTGATTTTCaatgaaaagatatatatttttctattcgaTAATTTTGATTAGCAAAATGAATGTATacaaatactatctttttttttttttttttggataaaagatATTAGTTTTTAGATGCCAATCAAGTGGGTTATTATATTGTTAGTCCGAGGCATATTACGGATTAGCCTCAGCCCAATAAGCCATGGGCTTATATAACTTTCTGTGAGTCCACAAATATATTTGgttaccaaagaaaaattaaaaaactgatAGTAGATGTCtacctatttataatattaacaatacaATATAGTGCtgcatatttttctcaaaatcttaatatattaaataggataaaatttttattctaacTATACCTATACCTATATTGTAACAGTCCAAACAATCTGTATGAGATATTGTTTCTTTTGGATTCAGTCCGTATAGTTTTATCAAAACGTATCTTAAGAGAAATATATCCACACtttcttataaggcatgcttcgtttttCTTTCCAATTAATGTGAGATCTcgtatttattcatgaaatgAGAATCTTTTCATATAcacttttaaattgattatcatttACGAacttaaaaaaagatattagtactcatttgtaaatatatatatataggaagaaaatcacaaaaatgttaaaactaCAAAACTTATTGTTGGTAAAAACTCTTTATATGCTCATTCTTTAAAATTAAGCAAAAGTTATTCATTAATCATTATTATCAATGTTGGGTCGGGTTTTGGGCTAATTAGAGCAGTCCGGGTGTATGAGCTAGTTTCTCCATTTGGCTACCACAATGGATAATCGTCAGCCACGTCAGTTCTCCTTGCATGCCTACGTGCAGCCCCATAAAGCCATCCACGTAAGCCTCTCcgcgctctctctctctttctctctctctctctctctccctctctctataAGCACTCCCCCCAGCCCACTCTCAAAGGCTCATATATACTTTGCCCCAACACAGGCAGTCGCTGCCAAGCAAAGCATAGTCTCTGTGTTTCAGATCATATGGCTTCCGGCGACAAGTATCCGTCTCCGATGCCGGCTAGCGGCACACCAGTACCACCCGGCGAGCCGATGACGGTGGGGCAGCACATATTGGATGAAGGAGCAGCGATGGTTCAGTCCCTGAAGCCCATAAAGCAGATGAACCAGCATGTGTGTACCTTCGCCATCTATGCCCACGACATGTCCCGCCAGATCGAGACCCACCACTACGTCACCCGTCTCAACAAGGACTTCCTTCAGTGCGCCGTTTACGACTCCGACGACTCCACCGGCCGCCTTCTAGGCAAGatttcacatttttatttttcactcttCTCTCTTGAGATCCATcgttttctttatatttatgtatgttaTATGGATGATGAATTGGTGATGAGCTTAAAGtaatttgtgtgtatatatgcagGAGTGGAGTACATTGTATCTGATAGGATATTTGATGCTCTGCCTCCGGATGAGCAAAAGCTTTGGCATTCCCATGCTTACGAGGTCCTTTTaattaacaatttgattattcattaattaattctagATTAATGTATATATGATGGTCTtcctattaatttaattgttatgGACCAAATGAATATGTGCACAGGTCAAATCGGGTCTCTGGGTGAATCCTCGAATTCCAGAAATGGTAGCCAGACCAGAACTCGAAAATCTGGCCAAATCCTATGGCAAATTCTGGTGCACATGGCAGATTGACAGaggtatatatacatacattatacatatatatacatatggaaTTGAAGAAGTTAATAATATGATGTATATGTAATAATTGTGGGTGCGTGTGAATGAATGAATCAGGTGATGTGCTTCCAGTGGGTGCACCAGCCCTGATGATGTCACCTCAGGGGGTGAGCATGGGGACGGTGAAGCCAGAACTGGTGCAGAAAAGAGACAACAAGTACAACATATCCACCGAAGCTTTGAGGATGTCGAGGGTGGAGATTGATGAGCCAGAGTGGATTAACCCCCAGGCTGACTACTGGAAACAGCATGGCAAGG includes the following:
- the LOC107412779 gene encoding protein NRT1/ PTR FAMILY 4.6, translating into MATLALAVNLVTYFNEVMHYELADAANQLTNYMGVSYILSIVMATLADTFVGRFNTVLIAGFLEFSGLALLTAQSHYPQLKPPICNVFDPTSHCEKLSGGNAALLSIALYMLAAGASGVKAALPSHGADQFDEKDPKEAKQMSSFFNLLLLAVCVGGAVSITLIVWIQDNRGWDWGFGISTIAMFLGVVIFAAGLPMYRIQVVQGSTAIIEILQVYVAAIRNRKLKLPENPEDLYEINGDKEAAVEAEFLPHRDTFRFLDKAAIQQTSASEFETQNQQCPNPWKLCRVTQVENAKIILGVIPIFCCTIIMTLCLAQLQTFSIQQGLTMDTKITNSFNIPPASLPIIPILFMIVLIPLYDRFFVPFLRKFTGIPTGITHLQRIGVGLILSSISMAVAAILEVKRKGVARDRDMLDAIPVVQPLPITTFWLSFQYFIFGIADMFTYVGLLEFFYSEAPKGLKAISTCFLWCSMALGYFFSTVLVKIVNVATKGTTRSGGWLAGNNINRNHLNLFYWLLSILSLVNFFIYLFVATRYKYRPQSHNISDEKNNKTHEMREY
- the LOC107412846 gene encoding oil body-associated protein 2C; translated protein: MASGDKYPSPMPASGTPVPPGEPMTVGQHILDEGAAMVQSLKPIKQMNQHVCTFAIYAHDMSRQIETHHYVTRLNKDFLQCAVYDSDDSTGRLLGVEYIVSDRIFDALPPDEQKLWHSHAYEVKSGLWVNPRIPEMVARPELENLAKSYGKFWCTWQIDRGDVLPVGAPALMMSPQGVSMGTVKPELVQKRDNKYNISTEALRMSRVEIDEPEWINPQADYWKQHGKGFAIDIHPTELKLRAPFP